A stretch of Dehalococcoidia bacterium DNA encodes these proteins:
- a CDS encoding GrpB family protein has translation MSSSILIVAYDPDWPHRYELEAGGIRQALGGRCLALEHIGSTAVAGLAAKPVVDIMAGVTSLADAGACIVPLQRLGYAFHPEVTAQLGMHDDRLFVKTVDGRVVAHLHLTQHGGAFWQEKLLFRDFLRTHPEAARAYAALKRELAPQFSDGPSYSTAKTAFIQATLRHARGAPVSALEPAGEWSGSRQAQARRSPQTQ, from the coding sequence GTGAGCAGCAGTATCCTGATCGTCGCCTACGACCCCGACTGGCCCCACCGCTACGAGCTTGAAGCCGGCGGTATTCGGCAGGCGCTCGGCGGCCGCTGTCTCGCCCTCGAACACATCGGCAGCACCGCCGTGGCGGGGCTGGCCGCCAAGCCGGTCGTCGACATCATGGCCGGCGTCACGAGCCTTGCGGACGCCGGCGCCTGTATCGTGCCGCTGCAGCGCCTCGGCTACGCCTTCCACCCCGAGGTCACCGCGCAACTGGGCATGCACGACGACCGCCTGTTCGTGAAAACCGTGGATGGCCGCGTCGTGGCGCACCTGCATCTCACGCAGCACGGCGGCGCCTTCTGGCAGGAGAAGCTGCTCTTCCGCGACTTCCTGCGCACACATCCGGAAGCCGCCCGCGCCTATGCCGCGCTCAAGCGGGAGCTGGCGCCGCAATTCAGCGACGGCCCCTCGTATTCGACGGCCAAGACGGCGTTCATCCAGGCGACGTTGCGGCACGCACGTGGCGCTCCAGTCTCGGCGCTGGAGCCAGCCGGCGAATGGTCCGGCAGCCGGCAAGCTCAGGCCAGGCGCTCGCCCCAGACGCAGTAG
- a CDS encoding methyltransferase codes for MALQTEPPRTPTAAPEPRRLTHTRAWDLASKALLVAVFTVFAAAHFQHWRTTGTATGLGLVLQEALTAFLFLVRRAPRRTSAAPWDWLLAFGGSFLILLVRPSGHPLWGLDAVAIALQWAGLVGCLLALGVLGRSFGVVAADRGLRTGGPYAVVRHPVYASYLLTQTGYLLQNPSVWNLGLVLIVTACQVGRIHAEERVLAEDAAWAAFARHTRYRLLPGLF; via the coding sequence ATGGCGTTGCAGACGGAGCCGCCGCGCACACCCACCGCGGCGCCGGAGCCCCGTCGCCTCACGCATACGCGCGCCTGGGACCTGGCCAGCAAGGCGCTGCTCGTCGCGGTGTTCACCGTCTTCGCCGCGGCGCATTTCCAGCACTGGCGCACAACCGGCACGGCGACGGGGCTCGGCCTCGTGCTGCAGGAGGCGCTGACCGCCTTCCTCTTTCTTGTGCGCCGCGCGCCGCGCCGCACCTCCGCCGCGCCGTGGGACTGGCTCCTGGCCTTCGGCGGCAGCTTTCTGATCCTGCTGGTGCGGCCCTCCGGCCATCCCCTCTGGGGGCTGGACGCCGTGGCGATTGCGCTGCAGTGGGCAGGGCTGGTGGGCTGCCTGCTGGCGCTGGGTGTGCTGGGCCGCAGCTTCGGCGTGGTGGCCGCGGACCGCGGGCTGCGCACCGGCGGGCCGTACGCGGTCGTGCGGCATCCGGTCTACGCCTCCTATCTGCTCACGCAGACGGGCTACCTGCTGCAAAACCCGAGCGTGTGGAACCTCGGCCTCGTGCTGATCGTCACTGCCTGCCAGGTCGGCCGCATCCATGCCGAAGAGCGCGTGCTGGCGGAAGACGCGGCCTGGGCCGCCTTCGCCCGGCACACCCGCTACCGGCTGCTGCCCGGCCTGTTTTAG